One Aegilops tauschii subsp. strangulata cultivar AL8/78 chromosome 7, Aet v6.0, whole genome shotgun sequence genomic window carries:
- the LOC109745236 gene encoding uncharacterized protein, translating into MAEEPSAKHHHGKTSDQSSNLDDVHVPGEKHEYTRTLTGVELHGKEMLEIVYTSKPDKVDKMINRLWKKAGRLYPRSVGVDVECTREDKPPQRAAVLQLCVEELCLVYHIAAATKWPKRLNDMVKHEKLFTFAGFSIEGDKEKLKMSGLEINPKKYVDIRRNWRVPYTGKEYDSLADVAASVIYPFYKDMKKIDMKDNHKLWGISPLPSYLIEYAAIDAYATCRSWKIIDNTKIGWEISKEQEANPYYQCHNAG; encoded by the exons ATGGCGGAGGAACCATCTGCCAAGCATCATCATGGCAAGACGTCCGACCAGAGCAGCAACCTCGATGACGTTCATGTCCCCGGTGAGAAGCACGAGTACACCCGAACCCTCACAGGGGTTGAGCTCCACGGCAAGGAGATGCTGGAGATCGTCTACACCAGCAAACCAGACAAGGTCGATAAGATGATCAACAGGCTCTGGAAGAAGGCTGGCCGCTTGTATCCTAGGTCCGTGGGCGTTGATGTGGAGTGTACCAGGGAAGACAAACCTCCACAGAGAGCAGCAGTTCTGCAGTTGTGCGTGGAGGAACTCTGCCTGGTGTACCACATCGCAGCGGCCACAAAATG GCCCAAGCGCCTCAACGACATGGTGAAGCATGAGAAGTTGTTCACATTTGCCGGTTTCAGCATTGAAGGTGACAAAGAGAAGCTGAAGATGTCTGGTTTGGAGATCAACCCCAAGAAGTACGTCGACATTCGGCGCAATTGGAGAGTTCCATACACCGGAAAAGAGTACGACTCCTTGGCTGATGTTGCAGCCAGCGTCATCTACCCATTCTACAAAGACATGAAGAAGATCGACATGAAGGACAACCATAAACTGTGGGGGATCAGCCCGCTGCCAAGTTACCTCATCGAGTACGCAGCGATAGATGCGTATGCCACCTGCAGGTCATGGAAGATAATTGACAACACCAAAATAGGTTGGGAAATATCAAAAGAGCAGGAGGCTAACCCCTACTACCAGTGCCACAATGCGGGATGA